CGGGTTCACCCCCACGGGCGTGGGGAAGGCACATAGGATAGCCTTTCGTTCAAGCGTTTCTGTTGTCAAGGAGCCTCGTGATTTGGAAACCATCCAAGTCAACAATCTCTCTATCGGAGTGCCCGACGAGATCAAATAGGTACCCTTGTTCGTTGTTTGCCGAACGCACGAGGATGGCCCGGCCGTCGGCACAGGCGTTGATCACCCGCGACCAGAGGCGGTCCCGAACCCGAGCGGACAGCTCGCCTACGTAGACACCGGCTGCAACTTCTGTTAGATACCGTCGCAGGTGGCCGCGAAGGCGCGGCGGCACGGCTTGGACGATTACTACTATCAAGCGTCATCTCCGTAGTTCACGCCACCCGCCAGCTCGCCTTGG
The window above is part of the Gammaproteobacteria bacterium genome. Proteins encoded here:
- the cas2e gene encoding type I-E CRISPR-associated endoribonuclease Cas2, with the translated sequence MIVVIVQAVPPRLRGHLRRYLTEVAAGVYVGELSARVRDRLWSRVINACADGRAILVRSANNEQGYLFDLVGHSDREIVDLDGFQITRLLDNRNA